Proteins from a single region of Chryseobacterium sp. W4I1:
- a CDS encoding tetratricopeptide repeat protein, whose translation MKNFIFIILCAFFGTIHGQLISHSKIDNEIKTAKEISSDQPAKSLQLSEEIYRISKNEGYKKGMLESGNLLMAKYYDLGNFKKVVELSKATEILAIELNDNEILSNTYRLRACSYTELGFNDESLKEFQKALNIVPKIKSDNYKYYQESLIYIGLASYSAHINAPVDSVVHYQRKSLETIKKVNDRKDFSNKKNHSLILAYINLGKTSVAMQKAKDAESFFSKALELCQNKTYKSNKNLEIATLNEFAWLYYDQKRYNESKSYAEKAEKLEKQASSPYIRRDIYEVYFKSCVELGEKEISKKYMNLYTKLNDSLVNAEKKTINTPVKQIVEAQSEIHNNNIQKILITISALIIMLSVAGWFFWKRKQQELHSKYESIITNLKASNTTASNSNIAIDRSINITDETIKTLLLKLEKFEKSQKFLKKDLSLTSLANDLNTNTRYLSEIIKQYKEKNYNNYINELRISYIINKLCADPIYREYKISYLAEVCGFSSREVFAVTFKKETGVTPSYFINNLRKDNVIKHS comes from the coding sequence ATGAAGAATTTTATTTTCATTATCCTTTGTGCTTTTTTCGGTACAATACATGGCCAGTTAATCAGTCATTCGAAAATTGATAATGAGATAAAAACGGCAAAAGAGATATCTTCAGATCAACCGGCTAAATCCCTGCAGCTTTCGGAAGAAATCTATCGTATTTCTAAAAACGAAGGATACAAAAAAGGAATGCTGGAAAGTGGTAATCTTCTGATGGCTAAATACTATGATTTAGGAAATTTTAAAAAAGTTGTAGAGCTGAGTAAAGCCACAGAGATACTGGCAATTGAGCTTAACGATAATGAAATATTATCAAATACATACAGGCTTAGAGCCTGTTCCTATACAGAACTTGGTTTTAATGATGAGAGTCTTAAAGAATTTCAAAAAGCTTTAAATATTGTTCCGAAAATAAAGTCTGATAACTATAAATATTATCAGGAATCCCTTATATATATTGGCTTGGCCAGTTATTCGGCTCATATTAATGCACCCGTAGATTCTGTAGTTCATTATCAGAGAAAAAGTCTTGAAACCATTAAGAAAGTAAATGACCGCAAGGATTTTAGTAATAAAAAGAATCATTCTCTTATTTTGGCGTATATCAATTTAGGGAAGACAAGTGTTGCAATGCAGAAAGCAAAAGATGCTGAATCTTTTTTTTCAAAGGCATTGGAACTATGTCAAAATAAAACGTATAAATCAAACAAAAACCTTGAAATTGCCACCTTAAATGAATTTGCATGGCTTTATTATGATCAGAAAAGATACAATGAGTCTAAAAGTTACGCTGAAAAGGCAGAGAAATTAGAAAAACAGGCCAGTAGCCCATATATCCGCAGAGACATTTATGAAGTGTACTTTAAATCTTGTGTAGAGCTGGGTGAAAAGGAAATTTCAAAAAAATACATGAACCTCTATACAAAGCTGAATGATAGTCTGGTCAATGCTGAGAAGAAAACTATAAATACTCCGGTAAAACAAATTGTGGAGGCGCAAAGTGAAATTCATAACAACAACATTCAGAAAATATTAATAACAATATCCGCTCTTATTATTATGCTTTCGGTTGCCGGATGGTTTTTCTGGAAGAGAAAACAGCAAGAACTGCACAGTAAATATGAATCAATCATCACCAATCTAAAAGCATCAAATACGACTGCTTCAAATTCGAATATTGCTATAGACCGAAGCATTAACATTACTGATGAGACCATCAAGACGCTGCTGCTAAAATTAGAAAAATTTGAAAAGTCTCAAAAATTCCTTAAAAAAGACCTTAGCCTTACCTCTCTGGCCAATGATCTGAATACCAATACCAGGTATCTTTCAGAAATAATAAAGCAATATAAAGAGAAGAACTACAACAATTACATTAATGAATTAAGGATAAGCTATATCATTAATAAACTCTGTGCAGATCCTATTTACAGAGAATATAAGATAAGTTATTTAGCGGAAGTTTGTGGATTTTCCTCACGGGAAGTGTTTGCTGTTACCTTTAAGAAAGAAACGGGGGTTACACCTTCTTATTTTATTAATAACCTGAGAAAAGATAATGTCATAAAGCATTCCTGA
- a CDS encoding alpha/beta fold hydrolase produces MKNLFESDYLKLLLMIVIMTFAASPLYGQKVKPSDSGYIPVNGIKVYYEVYGEGSPIVLLHGAFMTIDTNWGQLIPELSKNRKVIAIELQGHGHTQFSERKLAHATLAGDVAGVMDHLKIDKADVVGYSFGGAVAYQFAIQSPKRLNKLVIISATYKTSGWLPEVNNTFKKLKPELFTNSPMKTAYDAVAPDKTKWTKFLEQMIAAAGQPFDLGDSNISKISAPVLIIAGDNDGLDKIELSKTYQLLGGGTSADLGGMPKSQLAIVPGQGHVSLMMQTATILGYLNGFLK; encoded by the coding sequence ATGAAAAATTTATTCGAATCAGATTATCTTAAGTTATTACTGATGATTGTAATTATGACATTCGCAGCATCACCATTGTACGGACAAAAAGTAAAGCCTTCTGATAGTGGCTATATTCCTGTAAATGGCATCAAAGTGTATTACGAAGTCTATGGCGAAGGCAGTCCAATTGTTTTATTGCATGGAGCTTTTATGACAATTGATACAAATTGGGGGCAACTGATTCCTGAGCTATCAAAGAACAGGAAAGTAATAGCCATTGAGTTACAAGGACATGGACATACTCAATTTTCAGAACGGAAATTAGCACATGCCACTTTAGCAGGTGATGTAGCCGGGGTAATGGACCATCTGAAAATTGATAAGGCAGATGTAGTTGGATATAGTTTTGGCGGAGCTGTGGCCTATCAGTTTGCTATACAGAGTCCAAAAAGACTGAATAAACTGGTGATCATTTCTGCAACTTATAAAACCAGTGGATGGTTACCTGAAGTAAATAATACATTTAAAAAACTGAAACCAGAGCTTTTTACGAACAGTCCCATGAAAACCGCCTATGATGCAGTGGCTCCTGATAAAACAAAATGGACAAAATTTTTGGAACAGATGATTGCGGCCGCCGGACAGCCGTTCGACCTGGGAGATTCCAATATTTCTAAAATTTCTGCACCTGTTTTAATTATAGCCGGTGACAATGACGGACTGGACAAAATTGAACTGTCAAAAACGTATCAATTATTGGGAGGCGGGACTTCTGCTGATTTGGGAGGCATGCCAAAATCCCAGCTGGCTATTGTTCCGGGACAGGGGCATGTTAGCCTGATGATGCAGACAGCAACGATTCTCGGGTATCTGAACGGGTTTTTAAAATAA
- a CDS encoding dihydrofolate reductase family protein, translating into MRKITVLSMITMDGVMQAPGGREEDTSGNFKYGGWTVSYSDELFGQIMQEEMKPADYLLGRKTFDIFSSYWPQHAEFWPGINDGNKYVLSQTMESTDWENTVFLKNLDDIQKLKQSEGADIQVWGSSELIHLLLKHDLVDELRLKIYPLILGEGKKLFDHHAVPAAFTLLESQVTSKGVIIARYQRAGEIVTGEIEI; encoded by the coding sequence ATGAGAAAAATAACTGTTTTATCAATGATTACAATGGATGGTGTTATGCAGGCACCTGGCGGTCGTGAAGAAGATACATCCGGAAATTTTAAATATGGAGGCTGGACTGTATCTTACAGTGATGAACTTTTCGGGCAAATCATGCAGGAAGAGATGAAACCAGCTGATTATCTTTTGGGCAGAAAAACATTTGATATTTTTTCCTCCTATTGGCCTCAGCATGCTGAATTTTGGCCGGGTATCAATGATGGTAATAAATATGTTCTGTCTCAGACCATGGAAAGTACAGATTGGGAAAATACGGTTTTCCTCAAAAATTTAGATGACATCCAAAAACTGAAGCAGTCGGAAGGAGCTGATATTCAGGTTTGGGGCAGCAGTGAGCTTATTCATCTGTTATTGAAACATGATCTTGTAGATGAACTCCGGCTTAAAATTTACCCGTTGATCCTTGGTGAAGGAAAAAAGCTGTTTGATCATCATGCAGTGCCGGCAGCTTTTACCTTATTGGAGAGTCAGGTGACATCAAAAGGAGTTATTATAGCTCGTTATCAACGTGCTGGTGAAATTGTGACCGGTGAAATTGAAATTTAG
- a CDS encoding DUF3592 domain-containing protein, translating to MDKIKKKIMWQYYIIFGTGLVLLLLAVLSFRNTVSFLKRAEKATGTVISLRAIQSEEGEVYSPVFSYRTKDSEICTYELPEGTDPPSWKIGETETIIYDPVHPSEARLYTYFRIFIWTLVLTSLSLPLLVIGGGYFIAERMLK from the coding sequence ATGGACAAAATAAAAAAGAAAATTATGTGGCAATATTACATAATCTTTGGTACAGGACTGGTTCTGCTGCTTTTAGCAGTTCTTAGTTTTAGAAATACAGTTTCTTTCCTGAAAAGAGCTGAGAAGGCGACGGGTACGGTAATCTCCTTAAGAGCTATTCAGTCAGAAGAAGGGGAAGTATATTCGCCGGTTTTCAGTTACCGGACAAAGGATAGTGAGATATGCACCTATGAACTGCCGGAAGGAACGGATCCTCCAAGCTGGAAGATAGGAGAAACAGAAACCATTATCTATGACCCGGTCCATCCTTCAGAGGCCAGGCTGTATACCTATTTCCGCATCTTTATATGGACTTTGGTGTTGACATCGTTATCACTGCCTTTGCTGGTTATAGGAGGAGGGTATTTTATTGCTGAAAGAATGCTAAAATAA
- a CDS encoding response regulator transcription factor: MVKNILIADDHDIVLVGTSMILESRVPNITIDLAKDYPETLEKISTRPYDLVILDINMPESKNKKMISEIKALDSAIKILIFSAYEEEIAVQYIREGADGYISKLSKSEEISDAVSRIFSDGFYYPTSIVQQLLQQSPADSIKNLSVREYEIFILMVQGNGNLEISNKMGIQMPTISTYKKRIHNKLKTKNLADLIKLYQTYIA, encoded by the coding sequence ATGGTTAAGAATATTCTCATTGCTGATGATCACGATATTGTACTGGTAGGAACAAGTATGATTTTAGAGTCAAGGGTTCCAAATATCACAATAGACCTAGCTAAAGATTACCCCGAAACCCTGGAAAAAATTTCCACCCGCCCATATGACCTTGTCATTTTGGATATCAATATGCCGGAAAGCAAAAATAAAAAAATGATCTCCGAAATTAAAGCCCTGGACTCTGCCATAAAAATACTGATATTTTCAGCCTATGAAGAAGAAATAGCGGTACAATATATAAGAGAAGGCGCCGATGGATACATCAGTAAACTCAGTAAATCTGAGGAGATCTCAGATGCTGTGAGTAGAATATTTTCCGATGGCTTTTATTACCCGACCTCTATCGTACAGCAATTGCTACAGCAGTCTCCCGCTGATTCTATCAAGAATTTATCTGTGCGGGAATATGAAATCTTTATTTTAATGGTGCAGGGTAATGGCAATTTAGAAATCTCAAACAAAATGGGTATCCAGATGCCTACAATAAGCACTTATAAGAAAAGAATACATAACAAACTTAAAACCAAAAATTTAGCAGACCTAATTAAGCTCTATCAAACCTATATTGCCTGA
- a CDS encoding HAMP domain-containing sensor histidine kinase, with the protein MQKYTSVVLFFIFSVIYGQQYNIQLYNTDNGLPQNSVKDIIKDRYGFIWLTTENGIVRYDGMKFVVYKNLPLNNQRFTFFYGYPEKDSIFTTGDSGKTLLINKRSPKVTKTSKRNIDYIFRDNVNYFLYSSNYIYTTSPGMSLYFPCQEGIYFIRENSIKYVNNLSKAEENLNIKAKYKNIARIFVIDKSVFFIDNQSKKVQKIERGKIVSSYNEPLLTDAKSKIYWSRANNQVFIFNGNSIYRCNYEDNRFKISKLVQLDDITENIISVYYDKTYKRLYLGSSTYGLQIVSFTDFTTVQRPPSKPESVFYATLPYGSSSVINNYGEVYNRDGLVEDKHFKSIIPFFLAYDQEDNIIARKASDLLLYQKKKAYAKIISKRSTILIDFFFDAKRYYAFEALGKTDGTVGYSGVLIVYNDLSFKTVKKRFFFNDEPTKFMKFDKDYLLAGTTKGLYKISLKTNKIINLHPNTELSIRNIIQSKDGNFWITTSGKGFYLLKNNRLIKMPYDADNNLSSSHTILEDQKGFFWISTNNGLFKVRESQLLRYVKDKKTRVNYYRFSKVSGFKTNEFNGGSNVCGNKLGNGEFVFPSLDGLVFFNPTEIKSYYPENIHIERALLDGKERLFNQILNIKPESNRIDIFIDTPYYSNPDNLVIEAKLSGTTNVKWESIGKDGKFSISNLTYGNHCFVVRVLVSDTGKYIYKKINIIIPPYFYQTLWFKILIASGILLFLYFLVRWRISFLKKKNHELEEIINSRTRSLSETVEKLEETKIQLHKEVEQQKKLIGTVSHDITTPIKFIALTAKEALNKNSSSEGYHEKVLSSIYKSSDQLYNFTITLKEYADIYSHHRSDKTELYSLHTLIEEKKVLFHAIAETNNTIIINNVDPTLWVWISKNILSAIFHNLLDNSVKFTKNGSITVDSNIEGETIILSLTDTGIGMDEKKIEYYTKLQDNIENEKLLLQKYGMGLHLVLQLLQMIEGKIIFEKNKLKGTSFKLILINKKNG; encoded by the coding sequence GTGCAAAAATATACTTCCGTTGTTCTTTTCTTTATCTTTTCTGTTATTTATGGCCAACAATATAATATTCAGTTATATAATACAGATAACGGCCTGCCGCAGAACAGTGTAAAGGATATTATAAAAGATCGATATGGTTTTATCTGGCTGACCACTGAAAACGGAATTGTACGATATGATGGGATGAAGTTTGTAGTTTATAAGAACCTTCCGCTAAACAATCAAAGGTTTACATTTTTCTACGGTTACCCTGAAAAGGACAGTATTTTTACCACTGGAGATTCGGGAAAAACTTTACTGATCAACAAAAGATCACCAAAAGTCACAAAAACTTCAAAAAGGAATATCGATTATATATTCAGGGACAACGTCAATTACTTTTTATACTCTTCCAATTATATCTATACCACATCGCCCGGTATGAGCCTTTATTTTCCATGCCAGGAAGGTATTTATTTTATAAGGGAAAACTCCATTAAGTACGTTAATAATCTTTCTAAAGCAGAAGAAAATCTGAATATAAAAGCGAAATATAAAAATATTGCCAGAATATTTGTGATCGATAAGTCCGTATTCTTTATTGATAATCAATCAAAAAAAGTTCAGAAAATTGAAAGGGGAAAAATAGTCAGCTCTTATAATGAGCCGCTATTGACCGATGCTAAAAGTAAAATCTACTGGAGCAGGGCCAATAATCAGGTTTTTATATTCAACGGCAACAGCATTTACCGGTGCAACTATGAAGATAACCGGTTTAAAATATCAAAACTCGTACAGCTTGATGATATTACTGAAAATATTATCAGTGTATATTATGACAAAACGTATAAAAGACTTTATCTGGGAAGCAGTACTTATGGCCTGCAGATCGTCAGCTTTACAGATTTTACTACTGTCCAGAGACCTCCTTCTAAGCCTGAATCTGTCTTTTATGCGACTTTACCATATGGCAGCTCATCGGTAATCAATAATTACGGAGAGGTATACAACCGGGACGGGCTTGTAGAAGATAAGCATTTCAAAAGCATTATTCCATTCTTTTTGGCATATGATCAGGAAGACAACATTATTGCCCGCAAAGCAAGTGACCTGCTGCTGTATCAGAAAAAGAAAGCTTATGCAAAAATTATTTCCAAACGGAGTACTATTTTAATAGACTTCTTTTTCGATGCAAAAAGATACTATGCTTTTGAAGCTCTTGGAAAAACGGACGGAACCGTTGGATACAGCGGAGTTCTTATAGTTTACAATGACCTTTCGTTCAAGACTGTAAAAAAAAGGTTTTTCTTTAATGACGAACCTACGAAATTCATGAAATTTGACAAAGATTATCTGCTGGCCGGCACAACGAAAGGTTTATACAAAATCTCATTAAAGACGAATAAAATCATCAACTTACATCCGAATACCGAATTATCTATCCGCAACATCATACAATCCAAGGATGGTAATTTCTGGATTACCACTTCAGGAAAGGGATTTTATCTGCTGAAAAACAACCGTCTTATCAAGATGCCTTATGATGCGGACAATAATCTCTCCTCTTCTCATACTATCCTGGAAGATCAGAAGGGATTTTTCTGGATCTCTACCAATAACGGGCTTTTCAAGGTGCGGGAAAGCCAGCTGCTCCGTTATGTAAAGGATAAAAAAACGAGGGTTAATTATTACAGATTTTCAAAAGTTTCAGGGTTTAAGACCAATGAATTTAATGGCGGTAGTAATGTGTGCGGAAATAAATTAGGAAATGGGGAGTTCGTATTTCCTTCTCTTGATGGTTTGGTTTTCTTCAATCCTACAGAAATAAAGAGCTATTATCCTGAAAACATACATATAGAAAGAGCCTTGCTTGATGGTAAGGAGCGGCTTTTCAATCAGATATTAAATATAAAGCCGGAATCCAACCGTATAGATATATTTATTGATACTCCTTATTATTCTAATCCTGATAATCTTGTTATAGAAGCCAAACTGAGTGGAACAACCAATGTTAAATGGGAATCGATAGGAAAAGACGGAAAATTTTCCATTTCGAATCTTACATATGGAAATCATTGTTTTGTTGTGAGAGTATTAGTTTCCGATACAGGAAAATACATTTATAAAAAAATAAATATTATTATTCCTCCTTATTTTTATCAGACCTTATGGTTCAAAATACTTATTGCTTCCGGCATTCTACTCTTTCTGTATTTTTTGGTAAGATGGAGAATAAGCTTTCTGAAAAAGAAAAATCATGAGCTGGAAGAAATTATCAATTCCCGCACAAGGAGTCTTTCTGAAACGGTAGAAAAGCTTGAAGAAACAAAAATACAGCTGCACAAAGAAGTCGAACAACAAAAAAAGCTTATTGGAACCGTCAGCCATGATATTACAACGCCTATAAAATTTATTGCGCTCACAGCTAAAGAGGCTTTGAACAAAAACAGCTCCAGCGAAGGATATCATGAAAAGGTTCTCAGTTCTATTTATAAATCCTCAGATCAACTGTACAACTTTACCATTACCTTAAAGGAATATGCGGATATTTATTCCCACCACCGGTCTGATAAAACGGAGCTGTATTCTTTACATACGCTAATAGAAGAAAAAAAAGTGCTTTTTCATGCTATTGCAGAAACCAATAATACCATTATTATAAACAATGTTGACCCGACACTGTGGGTATGGATCAGCAAAAATATATTGTCCGCAATTTTCCACAACCTGTTGGATAACTCTGTAAAATTCACAAAGAATGGCTCTATAACTGTGGATAGCAATATAGAAGGAGAGACCATTATCTTATCACTAACAGATACTGGTATCGGAATGGATGAAAAGAAAATAGAATATTACACAAAACTTCAGGATAACATTGAAAATGAAAAGCTATTACTGCAAAAATATGGAATGGGACTTCATCTCGTATTGCAACTGCTGCAAATGATAGAAGGTAAAATTATCTTCGAAAAGAACAAATTAAAAGGCACTTCCTTTAAACTGATTTTAATAAACAAAAAAAATGGTTAA
- a CDS encoding response regulator transcription factor: MIKIAITDDHPLLLEGLKNILSQQENFAVVGCYSSSSELFTGLENQILDVLLLDINLSDGNSIDLIKPILKKYPATQIMILSVHNEFAVINSTLEEGAMGYIQKNALVSEIISGIQTILTGEKFLCNQTKRIVEMKTKSGLNAVPKLTRREKEILMEASLGLTTIQIADKLCISPHTVESHRKNLIVKFKTSNLSTAIKLAMEYGLVRTQ, encoded by the coding sequence ATGATTAAAATAGCGATAACCGATGATCACCCATTATTGCTGGAAGGCTTAAAAAACATTCTTTCGCAACAAGAGAATTTTGCGGTAGTGGGTTGCTACTCTTCCTCTAGTGAGCTTTTTACAGGATTAGAAAACCAGATTTTAGATGTTTTACTACTGGACATCAACCTTTCCGATGGCAACAGCATAGATCTGATCAAACCTATATTAAAAAAATATCCGGCTACTCAGATCATGATTTTGAGTGTACACAATGAATTTGCAGTTATCAACAGTACCTTAGAGGAAGGTGCAATGGGATATATACAGAAGAATGCATTGGTCTCGGAAATAATTTCAGGGATACAGACTATACTTACAGGTGAGAAATTCTTATGCAATCAAACCAAAAGAATTGTAGAGATGAAAACAAAATCGGGATTAAATGCAGTACCCAAACTTACCCGCAGGGAAAAGGAAATTTTAATGGAAGCATCTTTAGGCCTGACTACCATTCAGATTGCAGATAAATTATGCATAAGCCCGCATACTGTAGAAAGTCACCGCAAGAACCTCATCGTAAAATTCAAAACTTCAAACTTAAGTACTGCTATAAAATTAGCAATGGAATATGGATTGGTTCGTACACAATAG
- a CDS encoding sensor histidine kinase produces MLIRNFRFFLISVPFLCLVLTGELISAQELHSNLEQQYKKYKPGSTQRLMMTGKYAQALFFNKQEDKAFVILNENIAYAKKIADGKYAAYLYIIAAINYRILDDVKAYENASRSAEFYETKTYDQETNGYVAYGLGWIRARNNKEAEAVRYFLKALSFYEKAPYSESLNNRKASVYRELNSIYADWNEYELQEKYSKLSLEMAIQQNDPMNLFDAYMAMGYMYEKRYESSPANKAFIQQAEAYYIKAVETYKANKAHMPFPSNLSFVAINLANLYLNYFPKSYKDKVLYYANLAKTQGTATGNHDHVASANGILAEIALQNNNKEEAKNYLMTALAESEYDKISDPNIKLSIFENLSQLFQSENNFKEAIFYQKAYLETFKQIYDQKNAALGKKLEIQYEREKQKQQLLRLQLASEKQEQQLKEMSWHSLQQAQKLENLELTKENQFRKLEFTEIENSKKAQELRLSQLESYNRKQEVDLYKTQVGYKEKINRFYIGLTASVSLLLILLLYAYFQRAKGMKQKEKLHLLEMEKVKQDSKISNLTVMLEGQEQERGRMARDLHDGLGSLLSGTKMNLFLLKDKSNDHHQPHIERSMAQIDIAVDELRRVAHNLMPDLLLKYGLQETLMDYVSRMTTPNMDIDVQFLHYSNQLSLDSQLIVYRIIQELVNNALKHADAEQIIIQVIENELEYVLIVEDDGKGFDIDKLNQSNSAGFHNIRSRIEFLRGTMQIESQINIGTSIEIKFPK; encoded by the coding sequence ATGCTGATAAGAAATTTTCGTTTTTTCCTCATCTCCGTTCCTTTTTTATGTCTTGTCTTAACAGGTGAGCTTATATCAGCTCAGGAACTGCACAGTAATCTGGAACAGCAATATAAAAAATATAAACCGGGCAGTACTCAACGCCTGATGATGACCGGAAAATATGCACAGGCTCTTTTTTTTAATAAACAGGAGGATAAAGCTTTTGTAATTTTAAATGAAAATATTGCTTATGCCAAAAAAATAGCTGACGGAAAATATGCTGCCTATTTATACATCATCGCTGCCATTAACTATAGAATACTGGATGATGTAAAAGCCTATGAAAACGCTTCCAGGTCTGCCGAGTTCTATGAAACCAAAACCTATGACCAGGAAACAAATGGTTATGTGGCCTATGGCCTTGGCTGGATCCGTGCCCGTAATAACAAAGAAGCTGAAGCGGTTCGCTATTTTTTAAAAGCTTTATCATTTTATGAAAAAGCCCCCTATTCTGAAAGTTTAAATAATAGAAAAGCCTCAGTATATAGGGAGTTAAATAGTATCTACGCCGATTGGAATGAATACGAACTGCAGGAAAAATACAGTAAGCTATCATTAGAAATGGCCATTCAGCAGAATGATCCCATGAATTTGTTTGATGCTTATATGGCGATGGGCTATATGTATGAAAAGCGCTATGAATCCTCTCCCGCCAATAAAGCTTTTATCCAGCAGGCAGAAGCTTATTATATCAAAGCGGTAGAGACTTACAAGGCGAATAAGGCACATATGCCCTTCCCTTCCAATCTTTCTTTTGTAGCGATCAATCTGGCTAATTTATATCTAAATTATTTCCCTAAATCCTACAAAGACAAGGTGCTGTATTACGCTAATTTGGCTAAAACCCAAGGGACCGCTACAGGAAATCACGACCATGTAGCCTCAGCCAATGGTATTTTGGCAGAAATAGCTTTACAGAATAACAATAAGGAAGAAGCAAAAAATTATCTCATGACGGCACTTGCAGAATCAGAATATGACAAAATCTCTGATCCGAATATCAAGCTGTCTATTTTTGAAAATCTCTCACAGCTATTTCAGAGTGAAAATAATTTTAAAGAAGCTATTTTTTACCAAAAAGCTTATTTGGAAACCTTTAAACAAATTTATGATCAGAAAAATGCTGCATTAGGTAAAAAACTGGAGATTCAATATGAAAGGGAGAAACAAAAGCAGCAGTTGCTCCGTTTACAGTTAGCGTCTGAAAAGCAGGAACAGCAACTTAAGGAAATGAGCTGGCACAGTTTACAGCAGGCCCAGAAATTGGAGAATCTGGAATTGACGAAAGAGAATCAATTCAGGAAACTGGAATTTACCGAAATAGAAAACAGCAAAAAGGCCCAGGAACTTCGTTTATCACAGCTGGAATCCTATAACAGAAAACAGGAAGTGGATCTTTACAAAACACAGGTGGGATATAAAGAGAAAATTAACAGGTTCTATATCGGTTTGACAGCTTCTGTTTCTTTACTGCTTATTTTATTATTGTATGCCTATTTTCAGAGAGCAAAAGGCATGAAGCAAAAAGAGAAATTACATCTGCTTGAAATGGAAAAGGTAAAACAGGATTCAAAAATATCCAACCTCACGGTGATGCTGGAAGGTCAGGAGCAAGAACGTGGAAGAATGGCCAGGGATCTTCACGATGGTCTTGGAAGTTTACTCTCCGGAACGAAGATGAATTTATTTTTATTAAAAGATAAATCTAATGATCACCATCAGCCACACATAGAAAGATCAATGGCACAGATCGATATAGCGGTTGACGAACTCCGTCGTGTTGCCCATAATCTAATGCCCGATTTGCTATTGAAATATGGCCTTCAGGAAACATTAATGGATTATGTTTCCCGGATGACGACTCCAAATATGGATATTGATGTTCAGTTTTTACATTATTCAAATCAATTATCCTTAGACAGCCAGTTGATTGTATACAGGATTATCCAGGAATTGGTAAACAATGCTTTAAAACATGCTGATGCAGAACAGATTATTATTCAGGTCATTGAAAATGAACTGGAATATGTCCTTATCGTGGAAGACGACGGAAAAGGATTTGATATCGACAAACTGAATCAATCAAACTCTGCAGGCTTCCACAATATCCGTTCCCGTATTGAGTTTCTGAGAGGCACCATGCAAATAGAATCCCAGATCAATATAGGAACCAGTATTGAAATCAAATTTCCAAAATAA